GAAATGTGGAAAGTGCTCACCCTGCTACGAGGTTTGTTAGTCAATTAGTTTATATCCTCATGCTTGTGTTGCAGATTATTGCTTATGTTTCACAAGTGCACAAGGTTATCCTTCCTGAAGGTCTGGTTGATCATGAGACGGTGGCCCTTGATCAGGTGAACTTAACATAGATCCATGTTTTTCTTCTGCATATTATCATTGGTAATGCCTCGAGTATATTGTAGAAACGCGTTTGGTGGTAATAGTTGCTACTGAGTACTGATACTGTTGTAAAACTTGCTGATCATTGTGCATTCTATCTATGTGATGTTTACATAGGTAATGCATGTGATTCATATATCAATGGCTAATTCAGCAATTCCTTgactgtttttttttcttttgtttatatcatactcagaaaaaaaatactatactaagACAGTGTGTAAGACCTAAAAATACTCCCAACATAAGGTTGGCTGATCCATATGAATATGATTGTCGTGGGTTAGGATAAACTGGTCAAATTGCTGCCTGAGTAGTGAGTATATCTTAGCTCTTGTTTGCACACTGAGCTACATACTTAATCCATATAATAGTAAATATGAATCATCTCCttttttctgttggtttttCATTTTCTCGTACCatatcttttgacaagtttcgtcttttctattttatgcaGCATCCATCTGGCttgttagttttaaatttctctattaattatgtctttttcccAGATAGAGAGCAACATTGTAAGGTGTCCAGATCCCGAATATGCGGAAAAGATGATTGCTGCTATTGATGCTGTCAGGGTGAGAGGTGATTCTGTTGGGGGCGTTGTCACTTGCATTGTTCGGAAGGTCCCAAGGGTAAACCCACCTGTTCTGTGCCCACCATTCTCCCTCTAGCTCCGTTCACCCCCACCTTTGGCTCATTTAATCAATACACTTACAAAAttatagtttagtttagtttactATTCAGGAAAATCCTGAAAAAATAATagataaaatgaataatataagCAACTATTTTGCGTATCTGTAGGGGCTTGGTTCTCCAGTCTTTGATAAGCTTGAGGCGGAGTTGGCTAAAGCTGCTTTGTCATTGCCTGCAACAAAGGGATTTGAGTTCGGCAGTGGATTCGCAGGTATAAAAGCCCTCCAATTCTTCTTTACCTATCATATTAGGCCAACAGTTTACACGAAACTTCTTTCAACTTATTGGTCTTAGCTACATCTGTTTTCACTCTAATTTCATTTCAACTTAAAACTTAACCAGGTACATTCATGACCGGTAGTGAGCATAATGATGAATTTTACATGGATAAGGATGGTCGAATTAGGACAAAAACAAACCGGTCTGGTGGGATTCAGgtaattaattttcatttgaGAGACAGGTCTGCTTTTTCATTCATCATTTCCAATACGTCTTTATTCATGATCCAATATCCATTTTCAGGGTGGAATATCAAATGGAGAAATCATCAACATGAGAATCGGCTTCAAGCCAACATCAACAATCTCCGTAtgttctttctctctcttcttgtCCCTTGACTTCAAGGCATTCATTATACTCCGCTTATCTTTTGTGTTCAGCTTTGTTTTGGATTTACAGCATCCGGGCAGTTTATATCTGACccttgatatttttttattatctaaAGTTCAACTGAAATTAAAAATCTTAAAGTACAAGTTCGTCTCATAAGAGGTTTAAGGATGATGTCAAGACGAGTATTTTGGGATCTAATGGAAAGTTCTTTCACAAATCCTTTTCCAAATCACTGCTTTCAGTCACTTCCTTTGCGCCTATTCCTTTACATCTCTTCTAAGGTTCTTGTGCCTTGGAGAGTTCAAATCATCTCATGGATGTTGTGTAATTTGTTCAAATGGAATGTAAAATTTATCAAACTTGTCATATTTCTATGCAGAGGAAGCAAAATACTGTAACTAGAGACAAACACGACACAGAGCTCATAGCACGAGGTCGTCATGACCCTTGTGTTGTTCCAAGAGGTATGCCACTGAGTCATGGATGTTTCTGTCTGATTGCCTTAACATCTGTTGACTATTTATCCTCTTTTAAACGTCTACGCAACATGTAACTTAACATGCCACTTATGTGCACCTCATGGTTACCATGCAGCCGTTCCAATGGTGGAAGCAGCCGTAGCCATGGTGCTCGTTGATCAACTAATGGCACAGTATGCACAGTGTAATATGTTCCCAATAAACCCAGCATTGCAGGAACCCCTCGAACAGCCCCATGACGCACAGGCAAAACTTAACCTATAATGGTGCCTCGTTGTCTGGTATGAGTCTATTCATATTTGATCGCGTTGTTTATCTTTTGTCATTCGGCTAAGTGACTGAAGGCAAACTATCTGCTGCGTTTTTGCTCGATGTTGTATgcttaatttttgttttttctgaTAACATTGTGTATGTACTCTCTCTGTAGTTGGAATGTTTCTCAAAATATTTATTGCTAGTTTTGGCGACGAATAGTATGTAAAAGATTTTTTGAGTTTGGACAATACAAAAATCGTGTACTTTTGCTGTTTAGTTttcagttttattatttttcattgaAAGTGATTCTTATTTTCTCTCGTTGAAAAAATGAGGTTGTATTGTGATAATTTTACAGTTGTGTGTTTGATACATTTAGTTTAATAACAATATCttaaaaatatcattacttttataaattgcataaaattaaaactcaatttattaatttattcatttgaacTCATAGTGAAAGTGAAtatattgagttctgattttaCAAATGACTTGtagaatcaaaataaatactactctaTAAAATAAACACTATAAAACGAaacaaataatactaatatggaCTTATGCCATAATCAAAATGAATAATTATGCTTGCATAACGAATAAATTGAAAGGTAATACATGAGTATAATGCTTCAAAATTTATATGCTACTACTATTTTCTTAAGTATAATATTCCAAATGCTATATCTACAAATATACAAATTAGAAAAGAGTCATGCTTGCATAACGAAATTTATCTGAGTGAATCCATCAGTTTCATACTCCAATTTGTAGACtctgaataaaaataaagaaatttgaAGAACATTATAGATTACTTAGGAATTCAATTATTCTATGAAAAACAATGAATAAATTTGTATTTATGTGaagaaaaaaagtttaaaaactacaaacaaaacagaGCCTATTGTATTAATAATTCGAAGAAAAAACTCCAAATGCGTTCTCTAAATTATTGCCTCGTCACTATCAACACATCTCTTTctcaataatttaaatttggaTTTAAACTACATTATCAATTAGGATTATATCATTATCATCATTAAATTGTAGAATTGCGTCTGAGACTGGTCTAAGTAACCAAAAATAATAATCCTACTATTAAACTAAGCCTAGTTATCAATGACAGATGCCATGCAGAAATGTTTCAAATGAATAACCCTACACCCTCAATTAGTAAGATCTCAAATAATATTTCATGattgaaaaaaataacatttcaaaaaaattaatattctttTATTAGTAGGGGTCTGTGTCAATTTATAGGTGAACTCTATTACCATCTTCCAACAACACTAACGCCATGTCACATAACAAAATAGAAAGGGTGAAAGAGGTTCAACAATACTGTCACAGATAAGATGTAGTTCATGAGTGGTTAGCTAAATCTTTTGCAGTTTTAGGTTAATCACAGAATGTCCATATTCCACCATATAgcattgttattattatttccaTAAAGCTTTTCTATCTCTCACactatgaaagacaagaaaagggCGAAGTTCAGTTATCACCATTTTTACCATCCTGCTCCATTTCATCAGCATCCTCGAATCGATGGTCGTTTATCTGAAGCTGCAACAAGAGAGATTGTATATAACAACTTTACATACTCCAACATAAAGAAATTCACAGGGCACAGATGAACTAATAAAAAACAATGGTAAACTTCATTTCTAAATGATTCATGCATTCAGGGTTGAAGGTAATACTTGGAGCATTTTTACATACCTGCACTACGGAATGAGCCAAGCCAAGATTTTCTTTGGCACCAATTGGATGAGCTGGATTTTGGTCGGCATCCCCTTCAGAGTCGTCATCCTCTGATGAACCAAGGGAGAAACCATAAATAACACAAAAAAAACTATAATAAAGGGAAAAGGGAATTAGTATCAATTAGTACCAAGTTGATCAGCACTCGTAATCCAATCGTATTCACCGTCTAGTTCTACAAGAAGCACAACACTTAGTTAATCAGTAACTGAAGAATACAAAGGAAAATGA
This sequence is a window from Salvia splendens isolate huo1 chromosome 14, SspV2, whole genome shotgun sequence. Protein-coding genes within it:
- the LOC121763342 gene encoding chorismate synthase 1, chloroplastic-like, whose translation is MASSLTKHFLGAQSSSDGLARLGSLQSQPLPPSRSLQLPARRSSVKRLEIQAAGSTYGTYFRVTTFGESHGGGVGCVIDGCPPRLPLSEADMQVDLDRRRPGQSRITTPRKETDTCKIASGTADGFTTGSPIKVEVPNTDQRGNDYTEMSQAYRPSHADATYDFKYGVRSVQGGGRSSARETIGRVAAGAVAKKILKLYADTEIIAYVSQVHKVILPEGLVDHETVALDQIESNIVRCPDPEYAEKMIAAIDAVRVRGDSVGGVVTCIVRKVPRGLGSPVFDKLEAELAKAALSLPATKGFEFGSGFAGTFMTGSEHNDEFYMDKDGRIRTKTNRSGGIQGGISNGEIINMRIGFKPTSTISRKQNTVTRDKHDTELIARGRHDPCVVPRAVPMVEAAVAMVLVDQLMAQYAQCNMFPINPALQEPLEQPHDAQAKLNL